TCGTTCAGCTGGGCGTGGGTCGTCGACGCGGGGTGGATCACCAGCGTCTTCGCATCGCCGATGTTCGCGAGGTGGCTGGCGAGGTCGACCGATTCGATGAAGGTGCGCCCGGCATCCCGGCCGCCCTTGACGCCGAAGCTGAAGACCGAGCCCGGCCCCTTCGGCAGGTACTTCAGGCCCCGCTCGTAGTGCGGATGCGCGGGAAGGCCTGCCCAGTTGACGTACTCGACGCGGGGGTCCGCGTCGAGCCACTCCGCGACGATCCGTGCGTTGTCGATGTGGGCCTGCATGCGGAACGGCAGGGTCTCGACGCCCTGCGCGAGCAGGAAGGCGGAGTGCGGGGCGAGGGAGGGGCCGATGTCCCGCAGCTGCTCGGCGCGGAGGCGGGTCAGGAAGGCGTACTCGCCGAAGTTGCCCGACCATTCGAGGCCGCCGTAGCTCGGCACGGGCTGGCCGAACAGCGGGAATTTCTCGCTGTGCCACTCGAACCTGCCGCTCTCGACGACGACGCCGCCGAGGGTTGTGCCGTGCCCGCCGAGGAACTTGGTGGCCGAGTGGATGACGATGTCGGCACCCCACTCGATGGGCCGGTTGAGGAACGGGGTGGCAATGGTCGAGTCGATGATGAGGGGAATGCCGTGCGCGTGCGCGACCTCGGCGAGCCCCTCG
Above is a genomic segment from Subtercola boreus containing:
- a CDS encoding O-acetylhomoserine aminocarboxypropyltransferase/cysteine synthase family protein → MADREYGFRTRAIHAGNIPDEVTGARALPIYQTSAFVFDDTADAAARFALQKYGNIYSRLANPTVASFEERIASLEGGLGAVATASGLAAQYITFASLVGAGDHIVSSANLYGGSITQLDVTLRRFGVDTTFVRSSDPADYAAAITDRTKLIFAETVANPSGEVADIEGLAEVAHAHGIPLIIDSTIATPFLNRPIEWGADIVIHSATKFLGGHGTTLGGVVVESGRFEWHSEKFPLFGQPVPSYGGLEWSGNFGEYAFLTRLRAEQLRDIGPSLAPHSAFLLAQGVETLPFRMQAHIDNARIVAEWLDADPRVEYVNWAGLPAHPHYERGLKYLPKGPGSVFSFGVKGGRDAGRTFIESVDLASHLANIGDAKTLVIHPASTTHAQLNEQQLVEAGVLPGIVRISVGIEDPEDIVYDLDQALTKATEGLS